Proteins encoded in a region of the Saccharopolyspora phatthalungensis genome:
- a CDS encoding FAD-dependent monooxygenase: protein MTVDVVIVGGGPNGLMLACELSLAGVRPIVLERLHQRSAEPKANGVIGQVVRLLDQRGLYERLLGAPGVPEPMPRFIFGAVPLDLTKLDANPMYGLGVSQQRLEEVLEERAGELGVEIRRGHELVRLSQDEEAVTVQVRGSQGSYRMRTGYLVGCDGGHSTVRKQAGIAFPGVSTTNIVSRTAHVVIPGAKQIDGTVEMEVPGLGRIGLYAWHRTERGAYAVLPHASGVLTVSSTEWHSSPVDDDAPMTIDELQASLHRVLGADIPLAAPPSSGPRLLRRLVGRNTRLAETYRKDRVLLVGDAAHVHSAVGAPGLNLGLQDAANLGWKLAAQIHGWSPPGLLDTYHTERRPVAERLVLHSQAQTALMAPGEGITALRAVFGELLQDKESIQRIADLMAGTDVCYPTETHHETPTAHPLAGRFAPELRLDTKAGPTRLAELMRSTRPLMLNLGGLADLPAVVAPWKDRVDVITARCPDTSAAALLIRPDGYVAWAAAPNKPEDRFDSALKQALTLWFGTGRTTR from the coding sequence ATGACAGTTGATGTCGTCATCGTCGGCGGCGGCCCCAACGGCCTGATGCTGGCTTGCGAGCTGAGTCTGGCCGGTGTGCGACCGATCGTCTTGGAGCGGCTGCACCAGCGCAGCGCCGAGCCCAAGGCCAATGGAGTCATTGGGCAGGTGGTTCGACTGCTGGATCAGCGCGGATTGTATGAGCGGCTACTCGGCGCGCCCGGAGTACCCGAGCCGATGCCGAGGTTCATCTTCGGGGCCGTGCCACTGGACCTAACCAAACTGGACGCCAATCCCATGTATGGCCTGGGCGTATCGCAGCAGCGTCTGGAGGAGGTGCTGGAGGAACGCGCAGGGGAACTCGGCGTCGAGATACGGCGTGGGCACGAGCTCGTCCGGCTGTCCCAGGACGAGGAGGCAGTGACCGTCCAGGTACGCGGATCGCAAGGCTCGTACCGGATGCGCACCGGCTACCTGGTCGGCTGCGACGGGGGGCACAGCACGGTCCGCAAGCAGGCGGGCATCGCCTTTCCCGGTGTGAGCACGACGAACATCGTCTCCCGCACGGCGCACGTCGTCATCCCTGGGGCGAAGCAGATCGATGGGACCGTCGAAATGGAGGTTCCAGGCCTGGGCCGCATCGGGCTGTACGCCTGGCACCGCACCGAGCGCGGCGCGTATGCGGTCCTGCCGCATGCCTCCGGCGTCCTGACCGTCAGCAGCACCGAATGGCATAGTTCGCCTGTCGATGACGACGCGCCGATGACGATCGATGAACTACAGGCCAGCTTGCATCGGGTGCTCGGCGCGGACATTCCCCTCGCCGCACCGCCGTCTTCCGGTCCGCGCCTGCTGCGCCGACTCGTCGGCCGCAATACCCGACTGGCCGAGACCTATCGCAAGGACCGCGTCCTGCTGGTCGGCGACGCCGCCCACGTCCACTCCGCGGTGGGAGCCCCCGGGCTCAACCTGGGCCTGCAGGACGCTGCCAATCTCGGGTGGAAGCTCGCCGCACAGATCCACGGCTGGTCCCCACCCGGACTGCTCGACACCTACCACACGGAACGGCGTCCGGTCGCCGAGCGGCTGGTCCTGCACTCGCAAGCCCAAACAGCCCTGATGGCACCTGGCGAGGGCATCACGGCACTGCGCGCAGTGTTCGGCGAACTCCTGCAGGACAAAGAAAGCATCCAGCGCATCGCCGACCTGATGGCAGGAACAGACGTCTGCTACCCCACAGAGACTCACCACGAGACACCCACAGCACACCCGCTGGCCGGCCGATTCGCGCCAGAGCTCCGCCTGGACACCAAGGCTGGCCCAACACGGCTCGCCGAGCTCATGCGCAGCACCCGGCCCCTCATGCTCAACCTCGGCGGACTTGCCGATCTGCCCGCCGTGGTCGCCCCTTGGAAAGACCGGGTGGACGTGATCACTGCCCGATGCCCGGACACATCCGCAGCTGCGCTCCTGATCCGCCCGGACGGTTACGTCGCCTGGGCGGCAGCCCCGAACAAGCCGGAGGATCGGTTCGACAGCGCGCTCAAGCAGGCGTTGACCCTATGGTTCGGCACAGGACGTACAACCCGGTAA
- a CDS encoding AfsR/SARP family transcriptional regulator, translating to MLASLLLRANHVVPLDELIDRLWCESPPRGARNTLRAYVMRLRQNLGLDAASRSAVIVTHSEGYGIQVKRESLDLLCFEDLITQSAQAGDAQDPVEESRILRRALALWRGPVLSNVDSESLHRDVIAGMTERRLQTLQRRIDLDLRLGNEDEVIPELQALTSEYPLRERFSAQLMLALYRSGRQADALDTYRQVRDLLDTELGVDPGEDLQELHQAVLTADPALAPSRTPRITLSRSQSPPAVLQVPPDIRGFVGRAEHVDEITKLITTTDPQQQTQVVTLSGQPGAGKTALAVHLAHRLKDEFPDGVLFLDLRGYSTDSELTAHQARSQLLRMLGLSPEAIPAAAEDQARQYQSLLAGKRLLLVLDNVAAPDGVRPLLPAESRSAVLITSRDELRGLAALHGARSVPVDPLSPEEPQYLPANILGVQKVQLSTVWLSATILTIYAAVFDSSGAYFIGLLLMGTVIAMTVIALAISGCRRLRSARAFTTPRSRKHLIAHSLTMLPLLVAGYPLAELTTDYLGLSVRWLVPAFATAFYATAGIFGLVPAGRRGRMLASPTALMVTGSLGAITAGLTIGALALFAERGPETSWSTGDSVDGAYAEGKIHQTAQGELQVSGELLDTEANYLGTRLHIHVQYANDSVKSWNSYNHGGKGTVEPIGGAEGLVVPGDIKSIHVTACAADADETRHVVVDTRCGAPIEIWKR from the coding sequence GTGCTCGCGTCGCTGCTGTTACGTGCCAACCACGTTGTGCCGCTGGATGAGCTGATCGACCGCTTGTGGTGTGAATCCCCTCCCCGGGGGGCACGCAATACACTGCGGGCGTATGTCATGCGACTGCGTCAAAACCTCGGCCTCGATGCCGCGAGCCGAAGCGCTGTGATCGTGACGCATTCTGAGGGCTACGGCATCCAGGTCAAGCGGGAGAGCCTGGACCTGCTGTGTTTCGAGGATCTCATCACCCAATCGGCCCAAGCGGGCGACGCCCAGGATCCGGTGGAGGAATCCCGGATCCTGCGGCGGGCGCTGGCACTGTGGCGGGGGCCTGTGCTGTCGAACGTCGACTCCGAATCGCTGCACCGCGATGTGATTGCCGGGATGACCGAGCGGCGGTTGCAGACGTTGCAGCGCCGTATCGACCTCGATCTGCGACTCGGCAACGAGGACGAGGTCATCCCGGAATTGCAAGCGCTGACCTCCGAGTACCCGCTGCGGGAACGATTCTCGGCGCAACTGATGCTCGCGTTGTACCGCAGCGGGCGCCAAGCCGACGCACTCGACACGTATCGCCAAGTGCGTGACCTGCTCGACACGGAACTGGGTGTCGACCCCGGTGAGGATCTGCAGGAGTTGCACCAAGCGGTGCTTACCGCCGATCCTGCGCTCGCACCGTCGCGAACACCACGCATCACCCTCTCCCGGTCGCAGTCGCCTCCTGCGGTACTTCAGGTACCACCTGATATCCGCGGCTTCGTCGGCCGTGCCGAGCATGTCGACGAGATCACAAAACTGATCACTACGACAGACCCGCAGCAGCAGACGCAGGTCGTCACGCTGTCCGGGCAGCCGGGAGCCGGTAAAACGGCACTGGCTGTCCACCTCGCCCACCGGTTGAAAGATGAGTTTCCAGACGGAGTTCTTTTCCTGGATCTGCGCGGGTACTCCACCGATTCGGAATTGACCGCGCACCAAGCACGGTCGCAGCTGTTGCGCATGCTCGGTCTCTCCCCGGAGGCGATCCCGGCGGCGGCCGAGGATCAGGCTCGGCAGTACCAATCACTGTTGGCGGGCAAGCGACTGCTGCTGGTGCTGGACAACGTGGCCGCACCCGATGGGGTGCGGCCGCTGCTGCCTGCCGAGTCGCGCAGCGCGGTGTTGATCACAAGCCGCGATGAACTCCGCGGGCTGGCCGCACTACACGGAGCACGTTCGGTCCCGGTCGACCCGCTTTCGCCCGAGGAGCCCCAGTATCTGCCCGCCAACATCCTCGGCGTGCAGAAGGTGCAGTTGAGCACTGTGTGGCTATCAGCCACCATCCTGACGATATACGCCGCTGTCTTCGACTCGTCCGGCGCTTACTTCATCGGCTTGCTGCTGATGGGAACGGTCATTGCCATGACCGTGATCGCCCTGGCGATCTCCGGTTGCCGACGTCTCAGGTCCGCCCGGGCGTTCACGACCCCACGGTCACGGAAGCATCTGATAGCCCACTCCCTGACGATGCTTCCACTCCTTGTCGCCGGCTACCCGCTCGCCGAACTCACCACCGACTATCTCGGTCTGTCGGTCAGGTGGCTCGTGCCCGCCTTCGCCACCGCTTTCTACGCCACCGCCGGCATCTTCGGTCTCGTTCCCGCAGGGCGACGCGGACGAATGCTCGCTTCCCCAACGGCCTTGATGGTGACGGGCTCACTGGGCGCGATCACGGCCGGTTTGACCATCGGCGCCCTCGCCCTCTTCGCGGAGCGCGGTCCCGAGACCAGCTGGTCGACTGGCGACAGCGTCGACGGCGCCTACGCCGAAGGCAAGATCCACCAGACCGCACAGGGTGAACTCCAAGTGTCCGGCGAGCTCTTGGACACGGAAGCGAACTATCTGGGTACCAGGCTGCATATCCATGTGCAGTACGCCAATGACTCGGTCAAGAGCTGGAACTCCTACAACCACGGGGGTAAAGGCACCGTCGAACCGATTGGCGGTGCGGAGGGACTTGTCGTTCCTGGGGACATCAAGTCCATCCATGTGACGGCCTGTGCCGCCGACGCCGACGAAACACGACACGTCGTCGTCGACACGAGGTGCGGTGCACCGATCGAGATCTGGAAACGCTGA
- a CDS encoding M24 family metallopeptidase: protein MTAISVKTPPRGFPAAEFEQRTSRAQRAMREHGLDALLVTAPQQVRYFTGFDTQFWESPTRPWYVVVPAAGAPVAVIPEIGEPGMRATWVTDVRTWPAPNPGDDGVSLLAGTLRELAGAGGTVGAELGPELQLRMPAGQLPEIADRAGVTITDGSAVIRYCRHVKSELEIDKIRFVCQLASDAYAQVPELIRAGDTERAVVQRMRADLITRGADTSPYLIGVSGPGGYDNIIMGPTDRALDTGDVLIIDTGTVFDGYFCDFDRNWAIGTADDAVRRAYEAVWHATEAGIAAARPGVRVCDLWKVMADELAAAGSARNNVGRLGHGLGLQLTEPPSNHPDDETVLEAGTVLAIEPGMEFAPGRMMVHEENIVIREHGAELLTTRAAPELTVVS, encoded by the coding sequence ATGACCGCCATTTCCGTGAAAACCCCGCCGCGGGGCTTCCCCGCCGCCGAGTTCGAACAGCGGACCTCCAGGGCACAGCGCGCGATGCGCGAGCACGGCCTGGACGCCCTGTTGGTAACCGCACCCCAGCAGGTGCGCTACTTCACTGGCTTCGACACCCAGTTCTGGGAGAGCCCGACCCGGCCCTGGTACGTGGTGGTGCCGGCCGCAGGCGCCCCGGTCGCGGTGATCCCCGAGATCGGCGAGCCGGGCATGCGCGCCACCTGGGTCACCGACGTGCGCACCTGGCCCGCGCCGAACCCCGGCGATGACGGGGTCAGTCTGCTCGCCGGCACCCTGCGCGAGCTGGCCGGCGCGGGCGGCACCGTCGGCGCCGAGCTGGGCCCCGAGTTGCAGCTGCGGATGCCTGCAGGACAACTGCCGGAGATCGCCGACCGAGCGGGCGTGACCATCACCGATGGCTCTGCGGTGATCCGGTACTGCCGACACGTCAAGTCCGAGCTGGAGATCGACAAGATCCGGTTCGTCTGCCAACTCGCCTCGGACGCCTACGCCCAAGTACCCGAACTGATCCGGGCGGGTGACACCGAGCGCGCCGTGGTGCAGCGGATGCGTGCCGACCTGATTACGCGGGGCGCCGACACCAGTCCCTACCTGATCGGCGTGTCCGGCCCTGGCGGCTACGACAACATCATCATGGGGCCCACCGACCGGGCGCTGGACACCGGTGACGTGCTCATCATCGACACGGGCACGGTCTTCGACGGCTACTTCTGCGACTTCGACCGCAACTGGGCGATCGGCACGGCCGACGACGCGGTGCGCCGAGCCTACGAAGCCGTGTGGCACGCCACCGAGGCCGGCATCGCGGCCGCCCGTCCGGGGGTCCGGGTGTGCGACCTGTGGAAGGTGATGGCCGACGAACTGGCCGCGGCCGGCTCGGCACGCAACAACGTGGGCAGGCTCGGGCACGGGCTGGGCCTCCAGCTCACCGAGCCACCGAGCAACCACCCGGACGACGAAACGGTATTGGAAGCGGGCACCGTGCTGGCCATCGAGCCAGGCATGGAGTTCGCGCCCGGCCGGATGATGGTGCACGAAGAGAACATCGTCATCCGCGAACACGGCGCCGAGCTGCTCACCACCAGGGCCGCGCCCGAACTGACGGTGGTCTCATGA
- a CDS encoding GntR family transcriptional regulator codes for MAEGIDLTSTTADRAAEELREGIVTGALPPGTPLREVTLAAELGVSRNTLREALRLLTMEGLVSQRLHKGAVVNTMSAERIRDIYLVRRTLELRAVEESGAATPAALAAIDGAVRAEERAEQTGNWREVGTASLRFHCAIVATLGSPMLDAMFRGVTAQQRLAFAVVAEERRIQQPWVSRDREICDLLHAGYRAAAGRALREYLDDSERVVLGLVGEDDNATLDAINKEA; via the coding sequence ATGGCTGAAGGCATCGACCTGACGAGCACGACCGCCGACCGCGCGGCGGAGGAGTTGCGCGAAGGCATCGTCACGGGCGCATTGCCGCCCGGCACCCCGCTGCGCGAGGTCACCCTGGCGGCCGAGCTCGGCGTGTCCCGAAACACGCTCCGAGAGGCGCTGCGCCTGCTCACCATGGAGGGGCTGGTGAGCCAGCGGCTGCACAAGGGCGCGGTGGTGAACACCATGTCCGCCGAGCGGATCAGGGACATCTACCTGGTGCGGCGAACTCTCGAACTGCGCGCCGTGGAGGAAAGTGGCGCCGCGACACCGGCCGCACTGGCCGCAATCGACGGTGCGGTGCGGGCAGAAGAGCGAGCCGAACAGACCGGTAACTGGCGCGAAGTGGGCACTGCGAGCCTGCGTTTCCACTGCGCGATCGTGGCCACGCTGGGCAGCCCGATGCTGGACGCGATGTTCCGGGGCGTCACCGCCCAGCAGCGACTGGCATTCGCCGTGGTGGCAGAAGAACGAAGGATCCAGCAGCCCTGGGTGTCGCGGGACCGGGAGATCTGCGATCTCCTCCACGCCGGCTACCGCGCAGCCGCCGGAAGAGCGCTGCGGGAATACCTGGACGACTCGGAACGCGTGGTGCTCGGCCTGGTCGGCGAGGACGACAACGCGACCCTGGACGCGATCAACAAGGAGGCATGA
- a CDS encoding MFS transporter: MDDAPLTWFHRRLTLYSAGGPLLDGYVLGIIGLALTQVVPLWGLNSLWQGLLAASALLGMFLGGLVFGYVTDIVGRQAMYTIDLAMIVIGSAAQFFVDGPVWLLILRFVVGLAIGADYPIATSLLAEFTPRRHRGSMLGWLTTMWAAGNTIAYLVGEALLQLGPDAWRWMLLSPAIPAAVLMVARFGTPESPRWLLSKGRTEEAKAALRKALGPDAELDDLPAEPGQTSLRGLISKGYLRRTVFVAVFWACSLWPVYAIYAFGPALLSALNLDDPRQANLGSAAIGVVFLAGCVIATLVANRLNRRTLLIWPFAVATVALLLLGLMPTAPISVIATLFVLYALAIGGPTILQWIYPNELFPTAIRATAVGLGTTVSRIGAGIGTFVTPILLEHMGIGATMLLAGLICVIGLIVSVLMAPETRHHDLHQASSVPTDTGK, encoded by the coding sequence GTGGATGACGCGCCACTGACCTGGTTTCACCGCCGGTTGACCCTCTACTCCGCCGGCGGCCCACTGCTGGACGGTTACGTTCTCGGCATCATCGGGCTTGCCCTCACGCAGGTGGTGCCCCTGTGGGGGCTGAACTCGCTCTGGCAAGGCCTGCTCGCCGCATCCGCGCTGCTGGGCATGTTCCTCGGCGGCCTGGTCTTCGGCTACGTGACCGACATAGTCGGCCGGCAGGCGATGTACACCATCGATCTGGCGATGATCGTCATCGGCTCGGCCGCCCAGTTCTTCGTGGACGGGCCGGTGTGGCTGCTCATCCTGCGCTTCGTGGTGGGCCTGGCCATCGGGGCGGACTACCCGATCGCCACCTCGCTGCTCGCGGAGTTCACCCCGCGCAGGCACCGAGGCAGCATGCTCGGCTGGCTGACGACCATGTGGGCGGCAGGCAACACCATTGCGTACCTGGTCGGCGAGGCGCTACTCCAGCTCGGCCCGGACGCTTGGCGGTGGATGCTGCTGTCTCCCGCGATCCCCGCAGCCGTGCTGATGGTGGCCCGCTTCGGCACACCCGAGTCGCCTCGCTGGCTGTTGTCCAAGGGGCGCACCGAGGAAGCCAAGGCCGCGCTGCGCAAAGCACTCGGACCGGACGCGGAGCTGGACGATTTGCCTGCCGAACCGGGCCAGACCAGCCTGCGCGGTTTGATCTCCAAGGGCTACCTGCGCCGGACCGTCTTCGTCGCGGTGTTCTGGGCCTGCTCGCTCTGGCCCGTCTACGCCATCTACGCCTTCGGTCCCGCCCTGCTCAGCGCGCTCAATCTCGACGATCCGAGGCAAGCCAACCTGGGCTCGGCCGCCATCGGCGTGGTCTTCCTGGCCGGTTGCGTGATCGCAACGCTGGTGGCCAACCGGCTCAACCGGCGAACATTGCTCATTTGGCCTTTCGCTGTGGCCACCGTCGCGCTGCTGCTTCTCGGCTTGATGCCCACCGCACCCATCTCGGTGATCGCGACACTGTTCGTGCTCTACGCGCTCGCTATCGGCGGGCCGACGATCCTGCAATGGATCTATCCCAACGAACTCTTTCCCACCGCCATTCGGGCCACCGCAGTGGGCCTGGGAACCACGGTCAGCCGGATCGGCGCCGGCATCGGCACGTTCGTCACTCCGATCCTGCTGGAGCACATGGGTATCGGCGCCACCATGCTGCTGGCCGGCCTGATCTGTGTGATCGGGCTGATCGTGTCGGTGCTCATGGCGCCGGAAACCCGCCACCACGACCTGCACCAAGCCAGCTCGGTACCGACCGACACCGGAAAGTGA
- a CDS encoding DUF6086 family protein produces the protein MDQIAVDFRALEAAEEALRRAVDEIDVRLSELEGVVAQLLGSWTGEAAAMVEIDLEAFGPFVRKLFDEYCRTSNFVFRELTRGVLAPSLVMLQRAGRPIAAPTDEHRSFLDSLNQYAHSMPR, from the coding sequence GTGGATCAGATCGCGGTGGATTTCCGCGCTCTGGAAGCAGCCGAAGAAGCGCTGCGGCGGGCGGTCGACGAGATCGATGTCCGGCTGTCCGAGCTCGAAGGCGTTGTAGCGCAGCTACTCGGTTCGTGGACCGGTGAAGCTGCCGCCATGGTCGAGATCGACCTGGAAGCATTCGGGCCATTTGTCAGAAAATTGTTCGATGAATACTGTCGCACTTCGAACTTCGTCTTCCGGGAACTGACCCGTGGCGTCCTGGCGCCTTCTTTGGTCATGCTCCAGCGAGCCGGACGCCCTATCGCCGCTCCAACCGACGAGCACCGCTCTTTCCTGGACAGCCTAAATCAGTACGCTCACTCGATGCCACGTTAA
- a CDS encoding M20 family metallo-hydrolase, with amino-acid sequence MTGTYRRTTVPEIDGESLWQRLAELSMVGSATGGGVTRLALTEADAQGRRLVESWLAETGCEINHDAIGNTIAVLPGTDPSLPPVLLGSHVDSVVNAGRFDGCLGVLGAVEVLRAVAAGPRPRRSLAVAVFTDEEGTRFGRDLLGSSVTCGLIEPEEALAIADTEGKTVEHELRAHGLLGTAPLLAGRPPHAYLETHIEQGPVLLRENLAVAAVTGVVGTSWTRITLTGAAAHAGATPMEMRRDAGLAMAALRLRLHALAEEHSGLTVAVGAMNTLPQQVNVVPAAATLTVDLRAPDDAVLAKAESAIRPLAEDVALTYGCELTTCERISRTAPATFDPAMVDRVAGRIEEHGLPARRLWSGAGHDAQQLATICPTAMVFVRSQHDGISHSPEEWSLPEDCTLGVQLMAEVAIELLND; translated from the coding sequence ATGACCGGGACATACCGCCGCACCACCGTGCCGGAGATCGACGGCGAGTCGCTCTGGCAGCGGTTGGCCGAACTGTCCATGGTCGGCAGCGCGACCGGCGGTGGAGTCACCAGGCTGGCGCTTACCGAGGCGGACGCGCAGGGCCGACGCCTGGTGGAGTCCTGGCTGGCCGAGACCGGCTGCGAGATCAACCACGATGCCATCGGCAACACCATCGCGGTCCTGCCCGGCACCGACCCCAGCCTTCCCCCGGTCCTGCTCGGATCCCATGTGGACAGTGTGGTCAACGCCGGCCGGTTTGACGGCTGCCTCGGTGTGCTCGGCGCCGTAGAAGTACTGCGCGCGGTGGCGGCCGGTCCCCGGCCGCGCCGGTCGCTCGCGGTCGCGGTGTTCACCGACGAAGAAGGCACTCGTTTCGGCCGCGACTTGCTCGGTTCGTCCGTCACATGCGGACTAATCGAACCGGAAGAGGCACTGGCCATCGCCGACACCGAAGGGAAAACCGTCGAGCACGAACTGCGCGCGCACGGGCTGCTCGGCACCGCGCCGCTGCTGGCCGGCCGCCCGCCGCACGCATATCTGGAAACACATATCGAACAGGGACCGGTGTTGCTCCGGGAAAATCTTGCCGTAGCCGCAGTCACCGGAGTCGTTGGCACCTCGTGGACCCGGATTACGCTCACCGGCGCGGCAGCACACGCCGGCGCGACCCCGATGGAAATGCGCCGGGACGCCGGACTGGCCATGGCCGCGCTGCGGCTGCGCCTGCACGCCCTCGCCGAGGAGCATTCCGGCCTCACCGTGGCAGTCGGTGCGATGAACACCCTCCCGCAACAGGTCAACGTCGTGCCGGCAGCGGCGACCTTGACAGTCGACCTGCGCGCCCCGGATGACGCAGTGCTCGCGAAGGCCGAAAGCGCAATCCGCCCTCTCGCCGAAGACGTGGCCCTCACCTACGGATGCGAGCTGACCACCTGCGAACGAATATCCCGAACCGCGCCCGCGACGTTCGATCCGGCAATGGTGGACCGGGTGGCCGGCCGGATCGAGGAACACGGCCTGCCAGCGCGCAGGCTCTGGTCCGGCGCCGGGCACGACGCACAGCAACTCGCCACGATCTGCCCGACCGCGATGGTGTTCGTCCGCAGCCAACACGACGGCATCTCGCACTCCCCAGAGGAGTGGTCACTGCCCGAGGACTGCACCCTCGGCGTACAACTCATGGCTGAGGTGGCAATCGAGCTGCTCAACGACTGA
- a CDS encoding acyl carrier protein, producing the protein MRGRFQAADGRRKAEIVVDFIRREVAAMLGLTGPHLVDPDADLFSLGFDSLNLIEIVASLGAELDENIPVSPFGDHPTIRGYVDNLAESFGWTTR; encoded by the coding sequence ATGCGCGGCCGCTTCCAGGCGGCGGATGGCCGGCGAAAGGCCGAGATCGTGGTGGATTTCATCCGACGCGAGGTCGCTGCCATGCTTGGGCTGACCGGCCCGCATCTGGTCGACCCCGATGCTGACCTGTTCAGCCTCGGCTTCGATTCGCTGAATCTGATCGAGATCGTCGCGAGTCTAGGCGCCGAGCTCGACGAGAACATACCGGTGTCACCATTCGGCGACCACCCCACCATCCGCGGCTATGTGGACAACCTCGCCGAATCGTTTGGCTGGACCACCCGCTGA
- a CDS encoding L-lactate permease: MLGETFSQILDPLSNVVASTLLALVPVVVLLVLLTVFRLGAWQAVSISAVVTVVLASTVWRAPLTEALTAYGLGAATGFWSIDWIVFWGVVIYNTLVVTGAFRTFQRWLVAQSTADIRVQTLLIAWAFGALLEGLVGFGYPWAVVAPLLIGFGIADLASIRVAALANNAPVSFGALGAPLIGLAAVTGLPLAALSASVGKIVAILALAPPWLLIYLVSGKRGLKDGWPLAIVGSLGYIAGQFPTSQYLGPYLPDIIGSLVCFAALLLLLRVWRPRVALGFGGKELTAEEIAAQQASGTTDDRSDTTRWTPMQSLVPFLILIGVVVAWTGPWSVLTKYVPFKPEVSAISSLSHKTTSVSWEFAPFVAGTAILVCWLLTAAYLRPDAGQLRQVFRNTFRQMWGALLVGPLIFGLAQVFNYSGMANSMAEGFAKVGVAFVVLSALLGWIAVALSGSNTTANALFGQFQYSVALLLHAPVLLFPSLNSLGAEVGKPVAPQTASVGVSTTRFVRNEGEVIRYNMGWTLVLLVYLIAIGVFFYFVIPGAVTL; this comes from the coding sequence ATGCTCGGGGAAACGTTTTCACAGATTCTTGATCCGTTGTCCAACGTGGTCGCGAGCACCCTGTTGGCCTTGGTGCCCGTGGTTGTGCTGCTGGTGTTGTTAACGGTCTTCAGGCTCGGCGCGTGGCAAGCGGTGAGTATCAGCGCGGTGGTCACGGTCGTCCTGGCCAGCACTGTGTGGCGGGCGCCGTTGACCGAAGCTCTCACCGCTTACGGCCTGGGGGCGGCAACCGGGTTTTGGTCGATCGACTGGATCGTGTTCTGGGGCGTCGTCATCTATAACACGTTGGTCGTCACCGGAGCGTTCAGAACGTTCCAACGCTGGTTGGTCGCGCAGTCCACCGCCGACATCCGAGTGCAGACGCTGCTGATCGCGTGGGCGTTCGGCGCGCTACTCGAAGGTCTGGTCGGATTCGGCTACCCGTGGGCGGTGGTGGCACCGTTGCTGATCGGGTTCGGCATCGCCGACCTCGCTTCGATCCGCGTCGCCGCGCTCGCGAATAACGCGCCGGTTTCCTTCGGCGCGCTGGGCGCGCCGCTCATCGGCTTGGCGGCGGTGACGGGCCTTCCGCTGGCGGCCCTGTCGGCTTCGGTCGGGAAAATTGTCGCGATCCTCGCGCTCGCCCCGCCCTGGCTCCTGATCTACCTCGTCAGCGGCAAGCGGGGCTTGAAGGACGGGTGGCCGCTGGCCATCGTGGGTTCGCTGGGCTACATCGCCGGGCAGTTCCCGACCTCGCAGTACCTCGGGCCCTACCTGCCGGACATCATCGGATCCCTCGTGTGCTTCGCTGCACTGCTGCTTCTGCTGCGGGTCTGGCGGCCGCGCGTCGCGCTGGGATTTGGCGGCAAGGAACTCACCGCGGAAGAGATCGCGGCCCAGCAGGCCAGCGGCACCACCGATGACAGATCCGACACCACGCGCTGGACTCCGATGCAGAGCCTGGTGCCGTTCCTGATCCTCATCGGCGTGGTCGTCGCGTGGACGGGTCCGTGGTCGGTGCTGACCAAGTACGTGCCGTTCAAGCCCGAGGTATCGGCGATATCGTCGTTGTCGCACAAGACCACAAGCGTCTCCTGGGAATTCGCGCCCTTCGTCGCGGGTACCGCCATTCTGGTCTGCTGGCTGCTGACCGCCGCCTACCTGCGTCCCGATGCCGGTCAGCTCCGGCAGGTGTTCCGCAACACGTTCAGGCAGATGTGGGGAGCGTTGCTGGTCGGCCCGCTCATTTTCGGACTCGCCCAGGTCTTCAACTACTCCGGCATGGCCAACTCGATGGCCGAAGGCTTCGCGAAGGTAGGCGTGGCTTTCGTGGTGCTCTCCGCGCTGCTGGGCTGGATCGCGGTCGCGCTTTCCGGCAGCAACACGACGGCCAACGCGCTGTTCGGACAGTTCCAGTACTCGGTGGCGCTGCTGCTGCACGCGCCGGTGCTGCTGTTCCCGTCGCTGAACTCGCTCGGTGCCGAAGTCGGCAAGCCGGTCGCTCCGCAAACCGCCAGTGTCGGCGTGTCAACGACCCGATTCGTGCGGAACGAAGGGGAAGTGATCCGGTACAACATGGGATGGACGCTGGTACTTCTCGTCTACCTCATCGCTATCGGCGTGTTCTTCTACTTCGTCATACCGGGCGCGGTCACGCTGTGA